One genomic region from Manis pentadactyla isolate mManPen7 chromosome 12, mManPen7.hap1, whole genome shotgun sequence encodes:
- the GRIN3B gene encoding LOW QUALITY PROTEIN: glutamate receptor ionotropic, NMDA 3B (The sequence of the model RefSeq protein was modified relative to this genomic sequence to represent the inferred CDS: substituted 1 base at 1 genomic stop codon): MEFAGALGLVLALALAPEPAGGHPEPCGVLARLGGXVRLGALLPRAPAARARARAALARAVLTPRLPHNLSLELVAVSPTARDPASLARGLCQALAAPGVAAVLAFPEARPELLQLHFLAAAAETPVLSVLRREARAPLGAPNPFHLQLGRASPLEMLLDALVSVLQAHAWEEVGLVLCHMRDPGSLVAVWTSRAGRAPKLVLDLSRPDMGDAGLRARLALLGALPEDAGPVPAAVLLGCDAGHARRVLQAAPHGPRWLLSTPLPPEVLPTRGLPPGLLALGEVARPSLEAAIHDMVELVARALGSAVHVHPERTLLSTAASCNDQQPARPESPGSILALFLANTSFQGRTGPVWVTRSSWVHTAHHFRVWSLRQDPLGAPAWATVGSWRDGRLEPELGGSAAQPPAPSGTQARPKLRVVTLVEHPFVFTREPDEDGQCSAGQLCLAPGTNDSATLDALFTALANGSVPRTLRKCCFGYCIDLLERLAEDMPFTFELYIVADGKYGALRDGRWTGLVGDLPAGRAHMAVTSFSINSARSQVMDFSCPFFSTSLGIMVRAQDAASPIGAFAWPLHWSMWLGVFAALHLTALFLTLYEWRSPYGLTPRGRNRGTVFSYSSALTLCYAILFGRTVCSKTPKCPTGRLLMNLWAIFCLLVLSSYTANLAAVMVGDKTFEELSGIHDPKLHQPPQGFRVGTVWESSAEAYIRKSFPGMYAHTRRHSAPTTPHGVAMLTSDPPKLNAFIMDKSLLDYEVSVDTDCKLLTVGKPFAIEGYGIGLPQNSPLTSNLSEFISRYKSSGFIDLLHDRWYKMVPCGKRVFAVTETLQVGIYHFSGLFVLFCLGLGSALLSSLGEHVFYHLALPRIRRAKKLQYWLHTSQRIHRALNTGPQEGQEEVELEPSGPEEQQQQDTPAAPGSPGDWTPVQGAVVRARRVHFLLEPLETTATPAADRDEAAPPESSLWPCSKGHPPASLPTGAPRPGELEELERHIEGMREWLRQALVRRGELLAQLGDGTHGPLHLLQACEEVPRPAH; the protein is encoded by the exons ATGGAGTTTGCTGGGGCGCTGGGGCTCGTCCTGGCGCTGGCACTGGCGCCGGAGCCCGCCGGGGGCCACCCGGAGCCCTGCGGCGTCCTGGCGCGCCTGGGGGGCTAGGTGCGCCTGGGCGCCCTCCTGCCCCGcgcgcccgccgcccgcgcccgcgcTCGAGCCGCGCTGGCCCGGGCCGTCCTGACGCCGCGGCTGCCGCACAACCTGAGCCTGGAGCTGGTGGCCGTGTCGCCCACCGCGCGCGACCCCGCCTCGCTGGCCCGCggcctgtgccaggccctggcggCGCCGGGCGTGGCGGCCGTGCTCGCCTTCCCGGAGGCGCGGCCCGAGCTGCTGCAGCTGCACTTCCTGGCGGCCGCCGCCGAGACCCCCGTGCTCAGCGTGCTGCGGCGGGAGGCGCGCGCTCCCCTAGGCGCCCCG AACCCCTTCCACCTGCAGCTGGGCCGGGCCAGCCCTCTGGAGATGCTCTTGGACGCTCTGGTGTCTGTGCTGCAGGCACATGCCTGGGAGGAAGTCGGCCTGGTGCTCTGCCACATGCGGGACCCCGGCAGCCTCGTGGCTGTCTGGACAAGCCGGGCTGGCAGGGCCCCAAAGCTCGTGCTGGACCTGAGCCGGCCGGACATGGGTGATGCAGGGCTACGAGCACGCCTAGCCCTCCTGGGGGCACTGCCAGAGGATGCAGGCCCAGTCCCGGCAGCAGTCCTCCTCGGCTGCGATGCAGGCCATGCCAGGCGGGTGCTGCAGGCTGCGCCCCATGGGCCCCGCTGGCTGCTGAGTACGCCGCTGCCCCCTGAGGTGCTACCCACCAGGGGCTTGCCACCCGGGCTGCTAGCGCTGGGCGAGGTGGCCCGGCCTTCGCTGGAGGCTGCCATCCACGACATGGTGGAGCTCGTGGCGCGAGCCCTGGGCAGTGCGGTCCATGTGCACCCAGAGCGCACCCTCCTCTCCACCGCGGCCAGCTGCAACGACCAGCAACCAGCCAGGCCTGAGTCCCCAGGCAGCATCCTGGCACT gtTCTTGGCCAACACGTCCTTCCAGGGCCGCACAGGGCCTGTGTGGGTGACCCGCTCCTCATGGGTGCACACGGCCCACCACTTCCGGGTGTGGAGTCTGCGCCAGGACCCATTGGGCGCCCCGGCCTGGGCCACGGTGGGCAGTTGGCGGGACGGGCGGCTGGAACCTGAGCTGGGGGGCTCTGCcgcgcagcccccagccccatcaGGCACCCAGGCCCGACCCAAGCTGCGCGTGGTGACGCTTGTGGAGCACCCATTCGTGTTCACTCGCGAGCCGGACGAGGATGGCCAGTGCTCCGCAGGGCAGCTGTGCCTGGCCCCCGGCACCAACGACTCAGCCACCCTGGACGCACTGTTCACCGCGCTGGCCAACGGCTCAGTGCCCCGCACCTTGCGCAAGTGCTGCTTCGGCTACTGCATCGACCTGCTGGAGCGGCTGGCAGAGGATATGCCCTTCACCTTCGAGCTGTACATTGTGGCTGATGGCAAGTATGGCGCGCTGCGGGACGGCCGCTGGACGGGCCTGGTAGGTGACCTGCCGGCCGGCAGGGCTCACATGGCGGTCACCAGTTTCAGCATCAACTCGGCCCGCTCACAAGTGATGGACTTCAGCTGCCCGTTCTTCTCCACCAGCCTGGGCATCATGGTGCGGGCACAGGACGCAGCCTCGCCCATCGGCGCCTTCGCGTGGCCGCTGCACTGGTCCATGTGGTTGGGTGTCTTTGCAGCCCTGCACCTCACCGCGCTGTTCCTCACACTGTATGAGTGGCGCAGCCCCTACGGCCTCACGCCCCGCGGCCGAAACCGAGGCACCGTGTTCTCCTACTCCTCGGCCCTCACCCTCTGCTACGCCATCCTTTTTGGGCGCACAGTCTGCAGCAAGACACCCAAGTGCCCCACGGGGCGCCTCCTTATGAACCTGTGGGCCATCTTCTGCCTGCTCGTGCTGTCCAGTTACACAGCCAACCTGGCTGCTGTCATGGTTGGGGACAAGACCTTTGAGGAGCTGTCCGGGATCCATGACCCCAAG CTGCACCAGCCGCCGCAGGGCTTCCGCGTGGGCACCGTGTGGGAGAGCAGCGCGGAGGCCTACATCAGGAAGAGCTTTCCCGGGATGTACGCGCACACGCGGCGACACAGCGCGCCCACCACGCCTCACGGCGTCGCCATGCTCAC GAGCGATCCCCCCAAGCTCAACGCCTTCATCATGGACAAGTCGCTGCTGGACTACGAGGTCTCCGTCGACACAGACTGCAAGCTGCTGACGGTGGGCAAGCCTTTCGCCATCGAGG GCTATGGCATTGGACTCCCCCAGAACTCTCCGCTCACCTCCAACCTGTCCGAATTCATCAGCCGCTACAAGTCCTCCGGCTTCATTGACCTGCTGCATGACAGGTGGTACAAGATGGTGCCTTGTGGGAAGCGGGTCTTCGCAGTTACCGAG ACCCTCCAGGTGGGCATCTACCACTTCTCAGGACTCTTTGTTCTGTTCTGCCTGGGGCTTGGCAGCGCTCTGCTCAGCTCACTGGGTGAACATGTCTTCTACCACCTGGCGTTGCCACGCATCCGAAGGGCCAAGAAGCTGCAGTACTGGCTGCACACGAGTCAG AGAATCCACCGTGCCCTCAACACTGGGCcacaggaggggcaggaggaggtggaGCTGGAGCCCAG TGGTCCtgaggagcagcagcagcaggacaCGCCAGCTGCCCCCGGGAGTCCCGGGGACTGGACGCCGGTGCAAGGGGCCGTGGTGAGGGCGCGCAGGGTGCACTTCCTGCTGGAACCCCTGGAGACCACTGCCACGCCTGCAGCTGACCGGGATGAGGCCGCACCACCAGAGAGCTCCCTCTGGCCCTGCTCGAAGGGCCACCCGCCTGCCTCACTGCCCACAGGTGCCCCGCGCCCTGGCGAGCTGGAGGAGCTGGAGCGGCACATCGAGGGCATGCGGGAGTGGCTGCGCCAAGCCCTGGTGCGGCGCGGCGAGCTCCTGGCCCAGCTTGGGGATGGCACCCACGGGCCGCTGCACCTGCTCCAGGCCTGTGAGGAGGTACCCAGACCGGCCCACTGA
- the TMEM259 gene encoding membralin: MSEHAAPGAPAPGPNGGGGGPAPARGPRTPNLNPNPLINVRDRLFHALFFKMAVTYSRLFPPAFRRLFEFFVLLKALLVLSVLAYIHIVFSRSPINCLEHVRDRWPREGILRVEVQHNSSRAPVFLQFCDGGGHGSSPGLAAEPGGVELEEEEEEEEELTLEMFANSSVQFELDIEPKVLKTPGGEALNGSRDFPFPETPTKAWPQDEYIVEYSLEYGFLRLSQATRQRLSIPVMVVTLDPSRDQCFGDRFSRLLLAEFLGYDDILMSSVKGLAENEENKGFLRNVVSGEHYRFVSMWMARTSYLAAFVIMVIFTLSVSMLLRYSHHQIFVFIVDLLQMLEMNMAIAFPAAPLLTVILALVGMEAIMSEFFNDTTTAFYIILIVWLADQYDAICCHTNTSKRHWLRFFYLYHFAFYAYHYRFNGQYSSLALVTSWLFIQHSMIYFFHHYELPAILQQIRIQEMLLQTPPLGPGTPTALPDDLNNNGGAPAATPDTAGQAPTLGPSLPGAGEGPMPVAEAPSSLVAAAASVAAAASGELGWMAETAAIITDASFLSGLSASLLERRPATPLSPGGGLPRSPQDRTPMSDSPVHDASPSTAAVSGPSPASTACADAPLEVGS, from the exons ATGTCGGAGCACGCGGCTCCCGGGGCCCCGGCGCCCGGGCCCAACGGTGGCGGCGGAGGCCCGGCCCCCGCGCGCGGGCCTCGCACCCCCAATCTCAACCCCAACCCGCTCATCAACGTGCGCGACCGGCTCTTTCACGCGCTCTTCTTCAAGATGGCTGTCACCTACTCGCGGCTCTTCCCGCCCGCATTCCGCCGGCTCTTCGAGTTCTTCGTGTTGCTCAAG GCGCTGCTCGTGCTCTCCGTGCTGGCCTACATCCACATCGTCTTCTCCCGCTCGCCCATCAACTGCCTGGAGCACGTGCGTGACAGATGGCCGCGCGAGGGCATCCTGCGCGTGGAGGTGCAGCACAACTCGAGCCGCGCGCCCGTCTTCCTGCAGTTCTGTGACGGCGGGGGTCACGGCAGCTCCCCGGGCCTGGCCGCGGAGCCGGGCGGCgtggagctggaggaggaggaggaggaggaggaggagctgaccCTGGAGATGTTTGCGAACAGCTCCGTCCAG TTCGAGCTGGACATAGAGCCCAAGGTGCTGAAGACACCAGGTGGTGAGGCCCTGAATGGCAGCCGGGACTTCCCTTTCCCTGAGACGCCCACTAAAG CGTGGCCACAGGACGAGTACATCGTGGAGTACTCTCTGGAGTACGGCTTCCTGCGGCTGTCCCAGGCCACGCGGCAGCGGCTTAGCATCCCCGTCATGGTGGTCACCCTGG ACCCCTCACGGGACCAGTGTTTCGGCGACCGCTTCAGCCGCCTGCTGCTGGCCGAGTTTCTGGGCTATGACGACATCCTCATGTCCAGTGTGAAGGGCCTGGCCGAGAACGAGGAGAACAAGG GCTTCCTCCGGAACGTGGTGTCCGGGGAGCACTACCGCTTCGTGAGCATGTGGATGGCCCGCACCTCGTACCTGGCCGCCTTTGTCATCATGGTCATCTTC ACCCTGAGCGTGTCCATGCTGCTCCGCTATTCCCACCACCAGATCTTCGTCTTCATTG TGGACCTGTTGCAGATGCTGGAGATGAACATGGCCATCGCCTTCCCCGCAGCACCCCTGCTGACCGTCATCCTGGCCCTCGTTG GGATGGAGGCCATCATGTCCGAGTTCTTCAACGACACCACCACGGCCTTCTACATCATCCTCATCGTGTGGCTGGCCGACCAGTATGACGCCATCTGCTGCCACACCAACACCAGCAAGAGGCACTGGCTGCG GTTCTTCTACTTGTACCACTTCGCCTTCTACGCCTACCACTACCGCTTCAACGGGCAGTACAGCAGCCTGGCCCTGGTCACCTCCTGGCTCTTCATTCAG CATTCCATGATCTACTTCTTCCACCACTACGAGCTGCCTGCCATCCTGCAGCAGATCCGCATCCAGGAGATGCTGCTTCAGACCCCGCCCCTGGGCCCCGGCACCCCCACCGCGCTGCCCGACGACCTGAACAACAACGGAGGCGCCCCCGCCGCCACCCCTGACACTGCGGGCCAGGCCCCCACACTGGGTCCCAGCTTGCCAGGAGCCGGTGAGGGCCCCATGCCCGTGGCCGAGGCACCCAGCTCCCTGGTAGCTGCGGCGGCCTCAGTGGCTGCAGCGGCCAGTGGTGAACTAGGCTGGATGGCGGAGACAGCTGCCATCATCACCGATGCCTCTTTCTTGTCTGGCCTGAGTGCCTCCCTGCTAGAGCGGCGGCCGGCTACACCCCTGAGCCCTGGCGGGGGGCTCCCCCGTTCCCCCCAGGACCGCACCCCCATGAGTGACTCCCCGGTGCATGACGCATCCCCTTCGACCGCTGCAGTGAGCGGGCCCAGCCCCGCGTCCACAGCCTGCGCAGATGCGCCCTTGGAGGTCGGCTCTTGA
- the CNN2 gene encoding calponin-2 isoform X1 yields MSSTQFNKGPSYGLSAEVKNRLLSKYDPQKEEELRGWIEGLTGLSIGPDFQKGLKDGIILCTLMNKLKPGSVPKINRSMQNWHQLENLSNFIKAMVSYGMNPVDLFEANDLFESGNMTQVQVSLLALAGKAKTKGLQSSMDIGVKYSERQERNFDDATMKAGQCVIGLQMGTNKCASQSGMTAYGTRRHLYDPKNHILPPMDHSTISLQMGTNKCASQVGMTAPGTRRHIYDTKLGTDKCDNSSMSLQMGYTQGANQSGQVFGLGRQIYDPKYCPQGPVADGAPEAAGDCSDPGEAPEYAPYYQEEAGY; encoded by the exons ATGAGCTCCACGCAGTTCAACAAGGGGCCCTCGTATGGGCTGTCGGCCGAAGTCAAGAACCGG CTCCTGTCCAAATATGACCCTCAGAAGGAGGAAGAACTCCGCGGCTGGATCGAGGGACTCACGGGCCTCTCTATCGGCCCCGACTTCCAGAAGGGTTTGAAGGATGGAATTATCTTATGCAC ACTCATGAATAAGCTGAAGCCGGGCTCAGTCCCCAAGATCAACCGTTCCATGCAGAATTGGCACCAG CTAGAAAACCTCTCTAACTTCATCAAGGCCATGGTCAGCTACGGCATGAACCCTGTGGACCTGTTTGAGGCCAACGACCTGTTTGAGAGTGGGAACATGACCCAGGTGCAGGTGTCTCTTCTCGCCCTGGCGGGGaag gccAAGACAAAGGGGCTACAGAGCAGCATGGACATTGGAGTCAAGTACTCGGAGAGGCAGGAGCGGAATTTCGATGACGCCACCATGAAGGCGGGCCAGTGTGTCATTGGGCTCCAG ATGGGCACCAACAAGTGTGCCAGCCAGTCGGGCATGACGGCTTACGGCACCAGAAGGCACCTGTACGACCCCAAGAACCACATCCTGCCACCCATGGACCACTCCACCATCAGCCTCCAGATGGGCACCAACAAGTGTGCCAGCCAG GTGGGCATGACGGCTCCTGGGACCCGGAGGCACATCTATGACACCAAGCTGGGGACCGACAAGTGTGACAACTCCTCCATGTCCCTGCAGATGGGCTACACGCAGGGTGCTAACCAGAGCGGCCAGGTCTTTGGCTTGGGCCGGCAGATATATGACCCCAAGTACTGCCCACAAGGCCCAGTGGCCGATGGGGCCCCGGAGGCTGCCGGGGACTGCTCAGACCCAGGGGAGGCCCCGGAATACGCCCCCTACTACCAGGAAGAGGCGGGCTACTGA
- the CNN2 gene encoding calponin-2 isoform X2, giving the protein MGKQGPSAGDPYANDSKRRWLLSKYDPQKEEELRGWIEGLTGLSIGPDFQKGLKDGIILCTLMNKLKPGSVPKINRSMQNWHQLENLSNFIKAMVSYGMNPVDLFEANDLFESGNMTQVQVSLLALAGKAKTKGLQSSMDIGVKYSERQERNFDDATMKAGQCVIGLQMGTNKCASQSGMTAYGTRRHLYDPKNHILPPMDHSTISLQMGTNKCASQVGMTAPGTRRHIYDTKLGTDKCDNSSMSLQMGYTQGANQSGQVFGLGRQIYDPKYCPQGPVADGAPEAAGDCSDPGEAPEYAPYYQEEAGY; this is encoded by the exons ATGGGGAAGCAGGGGCCCAGTGCAGGAGACCCTTACGCAAACGATTCCAAACGTAGATGG CTCCTGTCCAAATATGACCCTCAGAAGGAGGAAGAACTCCGCGGCTGGATCGAGGGACTCACGGGCCTCTCTATCGGCCCCGACTTCCAGAAGGGTTTGAAGGATGGAATTATCTTATGCAC ACTCATGAATAAGCTGAAGCCGGGCTCAGTCCCCAAGATCAACCGTTCCATGCAGAATTGGCACCAG CTAGAAAACCTCTCTAACTTCATCAAGGCCATGGTCAGCTACGGCATGAACCCTGTGGACCTGTTTGAGGCCAACGACCTGTTTGAGAGTGGGAACATGACCCAGGTGCAGGTGTCTCTTCTCGCCCTGGCGGGGaag gccAAGACAAAGGGGCTACAGAGCAGCATGGACATTGGAGTCAAGTACTCGGAGAGGCAGGAGCGGAATTTCGATGACGCCACCATGAAGGCGGGCCAGTGTGTCATTGGGCTCCAG ATGGGCACCAACAAGTGTGCCAGCCAGTCGGGCATGACGGCTTACGGCACCAGAAGGCACCTGTACGACCCCAAGAACCACATCCTGCCACCCATGGACCACTCCACCATCAGCCTCCAGATGGGCACCAACAAGTGTGCCAGCCAG GTGGGCATGACGGCTCCTGGGACCCGGAGGCACATCTATGACACCAAGCTGGGGACCGACAAGTGTGACAACTCCTCCATGTCCCTGCAGATGGGCTACACGCAGGGTGCTAACCAGAGCGGCCAGGTCTTTGGCTTGGGCCGGCAGATATATGACCCCAAGTACTGCCCACAAGGCCCAGTGGCCGATGGGGCCCCGGAGGCTGCCGGGGACTGCTCAGACCCAGGGGAGGCCCCGGAATACGCCCCCTACTACCAGGAAGAGGCGGGCTACTGA